The following are encoded in a window of Tessaracoccus flavescens genomic DNA:
- a CDS encoding TetR/AcrR family transcriptional regulator: MPPTLGSGILPVEARERINSASAALVGERGASALTHRQVDARAGLPIGSTSNYFRTKAALLKGAIEGVITRESPLLEVARSVDTRDELQAGLLGYVRAVTGEEMQAVKAARIALFLEGRHDPELRAWVAEARRGYAVVLSEALERLGANAPDAGATALMAVVEGSIVAITCTPAEDPSPGISVVPDGIFRQSGD; the protein is encoded by the coding sequence ATGCCGCCAACTCTAGGCTCCGGCATCCTTCCGGTCGAGGCCCGTGAGCGCATCAACAGCGCGTCCGCCGCCCTCGTTGGCGAGCGGGGTGCCAGCGCGCTCACCCATCGCCAGGTCGACGCCCGCGCCGGCCTTCCGATCGGCTCGACGTCCAACTACTTCCGGACGAAGGCCGCGTTGCTCAAAGGCGCCATCGAGGGCGTGATCACCAGGGAGTCGCCCCTGCTCGAGGTCGCCAGGTCGGTCGACACCCGCGATGAGCTACAGGCAGGGCTGCTCGGGTACGTGCGGGCGGTCACCGGCGAGGAGATGCAGGCGGTGAAGGCGGCGCGAATCGCCCTCTTCCTCGAGGGCCGCCACGACCCGGAGCTGCGGGCATGGGTGGCTGAGGCACGTCGCGGCTACGCAGTCGTCCTTTCGGAGGCCCTCGAGCGGCTCGGCGCGAACGCGCCGGATGCCGGCGCGACGGCCTTGATGGCAGTGGTGGAGGGCTCGATAGTGGCCATCACCTGTACCCCGGCAGAGGATCCGTCTCCCGGGATCTCCGTGGTCCCGGACGGCATCTTCCGCCAGTCAGGCGACTGA
- a CDS encoding glycerol-3-phosphate dehydrogenase/oxidase — translation MTTTALTQEQRAESLQAMSTETFDVLVIGGGVTGAGIALDAASRGLSTAVIECQDWASGTSSRSSRLVHGGLRYLYNLDFKLVAEALKERGRLLTVIAPHLVEAQPFLWPLKTPVIERAYSAVGVGMYDALAVIGAGKKTVPIQKHHSKKGALKRFPEVKPDALCGAIEFYDARVDDARLVITLIRTALKYGAQAASRLKVTAILKDSKGHASGVEAKDLETGEKLTIKAKRIINATGVWTEETQDMAGGTGGLKVLASKGIHIVIPRERLKAKTGLFLRTEKSVLFIIPWQHYWVIGTTDTAWHEQLKHPVPTSEDIDYLLSHANEVLDPPLTRDDIIGTYAGLRPLLQPKVLDESKSTKVSREHTVSEVIPGMVAIAGGKLTTYRVMAEDAVDFALGKKLAEEKPSVTFDLPLMGADGFEAAANQAERLGAKYGFDADRMHHLVRRYGSELPELLATIDDDPTLGEPLKHAPQFLRAEVYRACTVEGAMHLEDIFVARVRLNSEARDRGGAEVDEIADIAAAALGWDAARTEKEKKNYRERIAAELAAEEQTSDAAASAARMEAPDIVSC, via the coding sequence ATGACGACCACTGCCTTGACGCAGGAGCAGCGCGCAGAGTCGCTGCAAGCGATGTCCACCGAAACCTTCGACGTGCTCGTGATCGGAGGTGGCGTCACCGGAGCCGGCATCGCGCTCGACGCGGCCTCCCGCGGACTCAGCACCGCCGTCATCGAGTGCCAGGACTGGGCCTCGGGCACCTCGTCGCGATCCTCGCGCCTCGTCCACGGCGGACTCCGCTACCTGTACAACCTCGACTTCAAGCTCGTCGCCGAGGCGCTGAAGGAGCGCGGTCGACTGCTGACCGTCATCGCCCCCCACCTGGTCGAGGCCCAGCCCTTCCTGTGGCCGCTGAAGACCCCCGTGATCGAGCGCGCCTACTCCGCGGTCGGCGTCGGAATGTACGACGCCCTGGCCGTGATCGGAGCAGGCAAGAAGACGGTCCCGATCCAGAAGCACCACTCCAAGAAGGGCGCCCTCAAGCGCTTCCCCGAGGTGAAGCCTGACGCGCTCTGTGGCGCGATCGAGTTCTACGACGCCCGCGTCGACGACGCCCGCCTCGTGATCACCCTGATCCGCACCGCGCTGAAGTACGGCGCCCAGGCGGCAAGCCGCCTCAAGGTCACCGCGATCCTCAAGGACTCGAAGGGCCACGCGAGCGGCGTTGAGGCGAAAGACCTGGAGACCGGCGAGAAGCTGACCATCAAGGCGAAGCGGATCATCAACGCCACCGGCGTGTGGACCGAGGAGACCCAGGACATGGCCGGCGGCACCGGCGGCCTGAAGGTCCTCGCCTCGAAGGGCATCCACATCGTGATCCCGCGCGAGCGCCTCAAGGCCAAGACCGGCCTGTTCCTGCGCACCGAGAAGTCCGTGCTGTTCATCATCCCGTGGCAGCACTACTGGGTGATCGGCACCACCGACACCGCGTGGCACGAGCAGCTCAAGCACCCCGTCCCGACGTCCGAGGACATCGACTACCTGCTCTCTCACGCCAACGAGGTGCTCGACCCGCCCCTGACCCGCGACGACATCATCGGCACCTACGCCGGCCTGCGGCCCCTGCTGCAGCCGAAGGTGCTCGACGAGTCCAAGTCGACGAAGGTCTCCCGCGAGCACACCGTCTCCGAGGTCATCCCGGGCATGGTCGCGATCGCAGGCGGCAAGCTCACCACCTACCGCGTGATGGCGGAGGACGCGGTCGACTTCGCGCTCGGCAAGAAGCTCGCCGAGGAGAAGCCGTCGGTCACGTTCGACCTCCCCCTCATGGGTGCTGACGGCTTCGAGGCCGCCGCGAACCAGGCCGAGCGTCTCGGCGCGAAGTACGGCTTCGACGCCGACCGCATGCACCACCTGGTGCGCCGCTACGGTTCCGAACTGCCCGAGCTGCTCGCCACCATCGATGACGACCCGACGCTCGGCGAGCCGCTGAAGCACGCTCCGCAGTTCCTGCGTGCCGAGGTGTACCGGGCGTGCACCGTCGAGGGTGCGATGCACCTCGAGGACATCTTCGTCGCCCGCGTCCGGCTCAACTCGGAGGCGCGTGACCGTGGTGGGGCGGAGGTCGACGAGATCGCCGACATCGCCGCTGCCGCGCTGGGCTGGGACGCCGCGCGCACCGAGAAGGAGAAGAAGAACTACCGCGAGCGCATCGCCGCTGAACTTGCGGCAGAGGAGCAGACGAGTGACGCCGCTGCCTCCGCTGCCCGCATGGAAGCTCCTGACATCGTCAGCTGCTGA